A portion of the Falco naumanni isolate bFalNau1 chromosome 9, bFalNau1.pat, whole genome shotgun sequence genome contains these proteins:
- the RC3H2 gene encoding roquin-2 isoform X4 → MPVQAAQWTEFLSCPICYNEFDENVHKPISLGCSHTVCKTCLNKLHRKACPFDQTVINTDIDVLPVNFALLQLVGAQVPDHQTVKLSNVGENKHYEVAKKCVEDLALYLKPLSGGKGVASLNQSALSRPMQRKLVTLVNCQLVEEEGRVRAMRAARSLGERTVTELILQHQNPQQLSANLWAAVRARGCQFLGPAMQEEALKLVLLALEDGSALSRKVLVLFVVQRLEPRFPQASKTSIGHVVQLLYRASCFKVTKRDEDSSLMQLKEEFRSYEALRREHDAQIVHIAMEAGLRISPEQWSSLLYGDLAHKSHMQSIIDKLQSPESFAKSVQELTIVLQRTGDPANLNRLRPHLELLANIDPNPDAASPTWEQLENAMVAVKTVVHGLVDFIQNYSRKGHETPQPQPNSKYKTSMCRDLRQQGGCPRGTNCTFAHSQEELEKYRLRNKKISATVRTFPLLNKVGVNSTVSTTTGNVISVIGSPEATGKMVPSTNGIGNLESGVPQLIPRCADTSLRALENTKKGGKTGANGQNVSGSPTESLPENKIGSPPKTPVSQAAATSAGPPNIGTEVNSVPPKSSPFVPRVPVYPPHSDNVQYFQDPRTQLSYEVPQYPQTGYYPPPPTVPAGVAPCVPRFVRSNNVPESSLPPASVPYADHYSTFPPRDRLNSPYQPPPPQPYGPVPPVPSGMYAPVYDSRRIWRPQMYPRDDIIRSNSLPPMDVMHSSVYQTSLRERYNSLDGYYSVACQPPNEQRTVPLPRFSESVSDLSGTKFEEDHLSHYSPWSCGTIGSCINAIDSEPKDVIANSNAVLMDLDSGDVKRRVHLFETQRRAKEEDPIIPFSDGPIISKWGAISRSSRTGYHTTDPIQATASQGSATKPISVSDYVPYVNAVDSRWSAYGSDSTSSARYAERDRFIVTDLSGHRKHSSTGDLLSIELQQAKSNSLLLQREANALAMQQKWNSLDEGSRLTLNLLSKEIDLRNGETDYTEDCADTKPDRDIELELSALDTDEPDGQGEQIEEILDIQLGISSQDDQLLNGTTVENGHLLKQHQKESMEQKRQSLGEDLVILEEQKTILPVTSCFSQPITTSVSNASCLPISTSVSVGSLILKTAHIMSEDKNDFLKPVANGRMVNS, encoded by the exons AtgcctgtgcaggcagctcagTGGACAGAATTTCTGTCCTGCCCAATCTGCTACAACGAGTTTGATGAGAATGTGCACAAACCCATCAGCTTAGGTTGCTCTCACACTGTCTGTAAGACCTGCCTGAACAAGCTTCATCGCAAGGCATGTCCTTTCGACCAGACTGTCATCAATACAGACATCGATGTGCTTCCTGTAAACTTTGCACTCCTCCAGTTAGTTGGAGCCCAG gTACCTGATCATCAGACAGTAAAGTTGAGTAATGTAGGAGAGAACAAACATTATGAAGTAGCAAAGAAATGTGTTGAGGATTTGGCACTCTACTTAAAGCCATTAAGTGGAGGAAAAG GTGTTGCAAGCTTGAATCAGAGTGCACTGAGCCGTCCAATGCAAAGGAAGCTTGTGACACTGGTGAATTGTCAGCTGGTGGAGGAAGAGGGTCGGGTTAGAGCTATGAGGGCAGCTCGATCACTGGGAGAGAGAACTGTTACAGAACTGATCTTGCAGCACCAAAATCCTCAGCAGCTTTCTGCCAATCTCTGGGCTGCTGTCAGGGCACGAGGATGCCAGTTTCTAGGACCAG CTATGCAGGAGGAGGCACTGAAACTTGTATTACTGGCACTGGAAGATGGCTCTGCACTCTCAAGAAAAGTTCTGGTACTTTTTGTTGTGCAAAGGCTAGAACCAAGATTTCCTCAGGCCTCTAAAACAAGCATTGGTCATGTTGTGCAGCTACTGTATAGAGCCTCGTGCTTTAAG GTCACTAAAAGGGATGAAGATTCTTCTCTGATGCAACTTAAAGAAGAGTTTCGGAGTTATGAGGCTTTGCGGAGAGAGCATGATGCCCAAATAGTTCACATCGCCATGGAAGCAGGACTTCGAATATCACCAGAACAATGGTCTTCCCTTCTTTATGGTGACTTGGCACATAAATCACACATGCAATCCATTATTGACAAG CTCCAATCACCAGAATCTTTTGCAAAGAGTGTACAAGAATTGACAATTGTCTTGCAGCGCACAGGCGATCCTGCAAACTTAAACAGGCTGAGGCCTCATTTAGAGCTCCTGGCAAACATAGATCCAAATCCAG atgCAGCATCTCCAACATGGGAGCAGCTGGAAAATGCAATGGTCGCTGTAAAGACTGTGGTACATGGGCTGGTGGATTTCATTCAGAATTATAGTAGAAAAGGCCATGAAACTCCACAG ccacaaCCAAATAGCAAATATAAAACAAGTATGTGCCGAGACCTTCGCCAGCAAGGGGGATGTCCAAGAGGAACAAACTGTACATTTGCTCATTCTCAGGAAGAGCTTGAAAA ATATCGCTtgaggaacaaaaaaatcagtgcaacAGTGAGAACATTCCCCCTTCTAAATAAAGTTGGCGTAAATAGCACTGTCTCAACCACAACaggaaatgtaatttctgtcaTAGGAAGCCCTGAAGCAACAGGGAAAATGGTGCCAAGTACTAATGGAATAGGTAATCTAGAAAGTGGTGTTCCCCAGTTGATCCCTCGCTGTGCAGACACCTCCTTGAGAGCTTTGGAGAACAccaagaagggagggaagactGGAGCCAATGGCCAGAATGTTTCTGGATCCCCTACAGAATCACTACCTGAAAA taaaattggTTCTCCACCCAAGACTCCTGTaagccaggcagcagctacCTCAGCTGGTCCTCCTAATATTGGAACAGAAGTTAATTCTGTGCCTCCAAAATCCAGCCCGTTTGTTCCCAGAGTACCTGTCTACCCTCCACATTCTGATAATGTTCAATATTTCCAAGATCCCAGGACTCAGCTGTCATATGAAGTTCCACAGTACCCGCAGACAG GATATTATCCACCACCTCCAACAGTACCAGCTGGTGTGGCTCCCTGTGTTCCTCGCTTTGTGAGGTCCAATAATGTTCCAGAATCCTCCCTCCCACCTGCTTCCGTGCCATATGCCGATCATTACAGTACATTTCCCCCTCGAGATCGACTGAATTCTCCTTACCAACCTCCTCCTCCGCAGCCGTATGGACCAGTTCCTCCTGTCCCTTCTGGAATGTATGCTCCAGTTTATGACAGCAGGCGCATCTGGCGCCCACAGATGTACCCACGAGATGATATTATTAGGAGCAATTCTTTACCTCCCATGGATGTGATGCACTCATCTGTCTATCAGACATCATTACGTGAGAGATACAACTCTTTAGATGGGTATTACTCTGTGGCTTGTCAGCCTCCAAACGAACAGAGGACTGTGCCTTTACCAAGG TTCTCAGAGAGTGTCAGTGATTTGAGTGGAACTAAATTTGAGGAAGACCATCTCTCTCACTATTCACCGTGGTCTTGTGGCACTATTGGCTCTTGTATAAATGCTATCGACTCAGAGCCCAAGGATGTGATTGCCAATTCAAATGCCGTGTTAATG GATTTGGACAGCGGGGATGTTAAAAGGAGAGTGCATTTATTTGAAACTCAGAGACGGGCAAAGGAAGAAGATCCTATAATCCCGTTTAGCGATGGACCGATCATCTCCAAGTGGGGTGCAATCTCCAGGTCATCCCGCACGGGTTATCACACGACAGATCCTATTCAGGCCACTGCTTCCCAAGGAAGTGCTACTAAACCCATCAGTGTATCAG ATTATGTCCCTTATGTCAATGCTGTTGACTCAAGATGGAGTGCCTATGGTTCAGATTCTACTTCATCTGCACGTTACGCAGAACG GGACAGGTTCATAGTTACAGATTTGTCTGGTCACAGAAAGCATTCCAGCACTGGAGATCTGTTGAGTATTGAATTACAGCAG GCCAAAAGTAACTCATTATTACTTCAGAGAGAGGCAAATGCACTAGCCATGCAGCAGAAGTGGAATTCTCTAGATGAAGGCAGTCGTCTTACCTTAAATCTTTTAAGCAAGGAAATTGATTTGAGGAATGGTGAG ACTGATTATACTGAAGACTGTGCAGACACAAAGCCAGATCGAGACATTGAACTGGAGCTGTCAGCCCTTGATACCGATGAACCTGATGGGCAAGGTGAACAAATAGAA gAGATTCTGGATATACAGCTAGGTATTAGTTCTCAAGATGATCAGCTGCTCAATGGAACAACTGTAGAGAATGGGCATCTGCTAAAGCAGCACCAGAAAGAATCTATGGAACAGAAGAGACAAAGTTTAGGTGAAGACCTTGTGATTCT gGAGGAGCAGAAAACAATCCTGCCCGTAACTTCTTGCTTCAGTCAGCCGATCACAACATCTGTTAGCAATGCAAGCTGCCTGCCCATCAGCACATCAGTCAGTGTTGGCAGCCTCATTTTGAAAACTGCTCACATTATGTCTGAGGataaaaatgactttttaaagcCTGTTGCAAATGGCAGGATGGTTAACAGCTGA
- the RC3H2 gene encoding roquin-2 isoform X5, which yields MPVQAAQWTEFLSCPICYNEFDENVHKPISLGCSHTVCKTCLNKLHRKACPFDQTVINTDIDVLPVNFALLQLVGAQVPDHQTVKLSNVGENKHYEVAKKCVEDLALYLKPLSGGKGVASLNQSALSRPMQRKLVTLVNCQLVEEEGRVRAMRAARSLGERTVTELILQHQNPQQLSANLWAAVRARGCQFLGPAMQEEALKLVLLALEDGSALSRKVLVLFVVQRLEPRFPQASKTSIGHVVQLLYRASCFKVTKRDEDSSLMQLKEEFRSYEALRREHDAQIVHIAMEAGLRISPEQWSSLLYGDLAHKSHMQSIIDKLQSPESFAKSVQELTIVLQRTGDPANLNRLRPHLELLANIDPNPDAASPTWEQLENAMVAVKTVVHGLVDFIQNYSRKGHETPQPQPNSKYKTSMCRDLRQQGGCPRGTNCTFAHSQEELEKYRLRNKKISATVRTFPLLNKVGVNSTVSTTTGNVISVIGSPEATGKMVPSTNGIGNLESGVPQLIPRCADTSLRALENTKKGGKTGANGQNVSGSPTESLPENKIGSPPKTPVSQAAATSAGPPNIGTEVNSVPPKSSPFVPRVPVYPPHSDNVQYFQDPRTQLSYEVPQYPQTGYYPPPPTVPAGVAPCVPRFVRSNNVPESSLPPASVPYADHYSTFPPRDRLNSPYQPPPPQPYGPVPPVPSGMYAPVYDSRRIWRPQMYPRDDIIRSNSLPPMDVMHSSVYQTSLRERYNSLDGYYSVACQPPNEQRTVPLPREPCGHLKTGYDEQLRRKPEQWAQYHTQKTPLVSSALPMATPSPTPPSPLFSVDFSTEFSESVSDLSGTKFEEDHLSHYSPWSCGTIGSCINAIDSEPKDVIANSNAVLMDLDSGDVKRRVHLFETQRRAKEEDPIIPFSDGPIISKWGAISRSSRTGYHTTDPIQATASQGSATKPISVSDYVPYVNAVDSRWSAYGSDSTSSARYAERDRFIVTDLSGHRKHSSTGDLLSIELQQAKSNSLLLQREANALAMQQKWNSLDEGSRLTLNLLSKEIDLRNGETDYTEDCADTKPDRDIELELSALDTDEPDGQGEQIEEILDIQLGISSQDDQLLNGTTVENGHLLKQHQKESMEQKRQSLGRSRKQSCP from the exons AtgcctgtgcaggcagctcagTGGACAGAATTTCTGTCCTGCCCAATCTGCTACAACGAGTTTGATGAGAATGTGCACAAACCCATCAGCTTAGGTTGCTCTCACACTGTCTGTAAGACCTGCCTGAACAAGCTTCATCGCAAGGCATGTCCTTTCGACCAGACTGTCATCAATACAGACATCGATGTGCTTCCTGTAAACTTTGCACTCCTCCAGTTAGTTGGAGCCCAG gTACCTGATCATCAGACAGTAAAGTTGAGTAATGTAGGAGAGAACAAACATTATGAAGTAGCAAAGAAATGTGTTGAGGATTTGGCACTCTACTTAAAGCCATTAAGTGGAGGAAAAG GTGTTGCAAGCTTGAATCAGAGTGCACTGAGCCGTCCAATGCAAAGGAAGCTTGTGACACTGGTGAATTGTCAGCTGGTGGAGGAAGAGGGTCGGGTTAGAGCTATGAGGGCAGCTCGATCACTGGGAGAGAGAACTGTTACAGAACTGATCTTGCAGCACCAAAATCCTCAGCAGCTTTCTGCCAATCTCTGGGCTGCTGTCAGGGCACGAGGATGCCAGTTTCTAGGACCAG CTATGCAGGAGGAGGCACTGAAACTTGTATTACTGGCACTGGAAGATGGCTCTGCACTCTCAAGAAAAGTTCTGGTACTTTTTGTTGTGCAAAGGCTAGAACCAAGATTTCCTCAGGCCTCTAAAACAAGCATTGGTCATGTTGTGCAGCTACTGTATAGAGCCTCGTGCTTTAAG GTCACTAAAAGGGATGAAGATTCTTCTCTGATGCAACTTAAAGAAGAGTTTCGGAGTTATGAGGCTTTGCGGAGAGAGCATGATGCCCAAATAGTTCACATCGCCATGGAAGCAGGACTTCGAATATCACCAGAACAATGGTCTTCCCTTCTTTATGGTGACTTGGCACATAAATCACACATGCAATCCATTATTGACAAG CTCCAATCACCAGAATCTTTTGCAAAGAGTGTACAAGAATTGACAATTGTCTTGCAGCGCACAGGCGATCCTGCAAACTTAAACAGGCTGAGGCCTCATTTAGAGCTCCTGGCAAACATAGATCCAAATCCAG atgCAGCATCTCCAACATGGGAGCAGCTGGAAAATGCAATGGTCGCTGTAAAGACTGTGGTACATGGGCTGGTGGATTTCATTCAGAATTATAGTAGAAAAGGCCATGAAACTCCACAG ccacaaCCAAATAGCAAATATAAAACAAGTATGTGCCGAGACCTTCGCCAGCAAGGGGGATGTCCAAGAGGAACAAACTGTACATTTGCTCATTCTCAGGAAGAGCTTGAAAA ATATCGCTtgaggaacaaaaaaatcagtgcaacAGTGAGAACATTCCCCCTTCTAAATAAAGTTGGCGTAAATAGCACTGTCTCAACCACAACaggaaatgtaatttctgtcaTAGGAAGCCCTGAAGCAACAGGGAAAATGGTGCCAAGTACTAATGGAATAGGTAATCTAGAAAGTGGTGTTCCCCAGTTGATCCCTCGCTGTGCAGACACCTCCTTGAGAGCTTTGGAGAACAccaagaagggagggaagactGGAGCCAATGGCCAGAATGTTTCTGGATCCCCTACAGAATCACTACCTGAAAA taaaattggTTCTCCACCCAAGACTCCTGTaagccaggcagcagctacCTCAGCTGGTCCTCCTAATATTGGAACAGAAGTTAATTCTGTGCCTCCAAAATCCAGCCCGTTTGTTCCCAGAGTACCTGTCTACCCTCCACATTCTGATAATGTTCAATATTTCCAAGATCCCAGGACTCAGCTGTCATATGAAGTTCCACAGTACCCGCAGACAG GATATTATCCACCACCTCCAACAGTACCAGCTGGTGTGGCTCCCTGTGTTCCTCGCTTTGTGAGGTCCAATAATGTTCCAGAATCCTCCCTCCCACCTGCTTCCGTGCCATATGCCGATCATTACAGTACATTTCCCCCTCGAGATCGACTGAATTCTCCTTACCAACCTCCTCCTCCGCAGCCGTATGGACCAGTTCCTCCTGTCCCTTCTGGAATGTATGCTCCAGTTTATGACAGCAGGCGCATCTGGCGCCCACAGATGTACCCACGAGATGATATTATTAGGAGCAATTCTTTACCTCCCATGGATGTGATGCACTCATCTGTCTATCAGACATCATTACGTGAGAGATACAACTCTTTAGATGGGTATTACTCTGTGGCTTGTCAGCCTCCAAACGAACAGAGGACTGTGCCTTTACCAAGG GAGCCTTGTGGTCATTTGAAGACTGGTTATGATGAGCAATTAAGACGGAAGCCGGAGCAATGGGCACAGTACCACACGCAGAAAACTCCTCTGGTATCGTCAGCCCTTCCTATGGCAACACCATCTCCAACACCACCTTCTCCTCTCTTCAGTGTAGATTTCAGCACAGAG TTCTCAGAGAGTGTCAGTGATTTGAGTGGAACTAAATTTGAGGAAGACCATCTCTCTCACTATTCACCGTGGTCTTGTGGCACTATTGGCTCTTGTATAAATGCTATCGACTCAGAGCCCAAGGATGTGATTGCCAATTCAAATGCCGTGTTAATG GATTTGGACAGCGGGGATGTTAAAAGGAGAGTGCATTTATTTGAAACTCAGAGACGGGCAAAGGAAGAAGATCCTATAATCCCGTTTAGCGATGGACCGATCATCTCCAAGTGGGGTGCAATCTCCAGGTCATCCCGCACGGGTTATCACACGACAGATCCTATTCAGGCCACTGCTTCCCAAGGAAGTGCTACTAAACCCATCAGTGTATCAG ATTATGTCCCTTATGTCAATGCTGTTGACTCAAGATGGAGTGCCTATGGTTCAGATTCTACTTCATCTGCACGTTACGCAGAACG GGACAGGTTCATAGTTACAGATTTGTCTGGTCACAGAAAGCATTCCAGCACTGGAGATCTGTTGAGTATTGAATTACAGCAG GCCAAAAGTAACTCATTATTACTTCAGAGAGAGGCAAATGCACTAGCCATGCAGCAGAAGTGGAATTCTCTAGATGAAGGCAGTCGTCTTACCTTAAATCTTTTAAGCAAGGAAATTGATTTGAGGAATGGTGAG ACTGATTATACTGAAGACTGTGCAGACACAAAGCCAGATCGAGACATTGAACTGGAGCTGTCAGCCCTTGATACCGATGAACCTGATGGGCAAGGTGAACAAATAGAA gAGATTCTGGATATACAGCTAGGTATTAGTTCTCAAGATGATCAGCTGCTCAATGGAACAACTGTAGAGAATGGGCATCTGCTAAAGCAGCACCAGAAAGAATCTATGGAACAGAAGAGACAAAGTTTAG gGAGGAGCAGAAAACAATCCTGCCCGTAA
- the RC3H2 gene encoding roquin-2 isoform X6, translating to MPVQAAQWTEFLSCPICYNEFDENVHKPISLGCSHTVCKTCLNKLHRKACPFDQTVINTDIDVLPVNFALLQLVGAQVPDHQTVKLSNVGENKHYEVAKKCVEDLALYLKPLSGGKGVASLNQSALSRPMQRKLVTLVNCQLVEEEGRVRAMRAARSLGERTVTELILQHQNPQQLSANLWAAVRARGCQFLGPAMQEEALKLVLLALEDGSALSRKVLVLFVVQRLEPRFPQASKTSIGHVVQLLYRASCFKVTKRDEDSSLMQLKEEFRSYEALRREHDAQIVHIAMEAGLRISPEQWSSLLYGDLAHKSHMQSIIDKLQSPESFAKSVQELTIVLQRTGDPANLNRLRPHLELLANIDPNPDAASPTWEQLENAMVAVKTVVHGLVDFIQNYSRKGHETPQPQPNSKYKTSMCRDLRQQGGCPRGTNCTFAHSQEELEKYRLRNKKISATVRTFPLLNKVGVNSTVSTTTGNVISVIGSPEATGKMVPSTNGIGNLESGVPQLIPRCADTSLRALENTKKGGKTGANGQNVSGSPTESLPENKIGSPPKTPVSQAAATSAGPPNIGTEVNSVPPKSSPFVPRVPVYPPHSDNVQYFQDPRTQLSYEVPQYPQTGYYPPPPTVPAGVAPCVPRFVRSNNVPESSLPPASVPYADHYSTFPPRDRLNSPYQPPPPQPYGPVPPVPSGMYAPVYDSRRIWRPQMYPRDDIIRSNSLPPMDVMHSSVYQTSLRERYNSLDGYYSVACQPPNEQRTVPLPRDLDSGDVKRRVHLFETQRRAKEEDPIIPFSDGPIISKWGAISRSSRTGYHTTDPIQATASQGSATKPISVSDYVPYVNAVDSRWSAYGSDSTSSARYAERDRFIVTDLSGHRKHSSTGDLLSIELQQAKSNSLLLQREANALAMQQKWNSLDEGSRLTLNLLSKEIDLRNGETDYTEDCADTKPDRDIELELSALDTDEPDGQGEQIEEILDIQLGISSQDDQLLNGTTVENGHLLKQHQKESMEQKRQSLGEDLVILEEQKTILPVTSCFSQPITTSVSNASCLPISTSVSVGSLILKTAHIMSEDKNDFLKPVANGRMVNS from the exons AtgcctgtgcaggcagctcagTGGACAGAATTTCTGTCCTGCCCAATCTGCTACAACGAGTTTGATGAGAATGTGCACAAACCCATCAGCTTAGGTTGCTCTCACACTGTCTGTAAGACCTGCCTGAACAAGCTTCATCGCAAGGCATGTCCTTTCGACCAGACTGTCATCAATACAGACATCGATGTGCTTCCTGTAAACTTTGCACTCCTCCAGTTAGTTGGAGCCCAG gTACCTGATCATCAGACAGTAAAGTTGAGTAATGTAGGAGAGAACAAACATTATGAAGTAGCAAAGAAATGTGTTGAGGATTTGGCACTCTACTTAAAGCCATTAAGTGGAGGAAAAG GTGTTGCAAGCTTGAATCAGAGTGCACTGAGCCGTCCAATGCAAAGGAAGCTTGTGACACTGGTGAATTGTCAGCTGGTGGAGGAAGAGGGTCGGGTTAGAGCTATGAGGGCAGCTCGATCACTGGGAGAGAGAACTGTTACAGAACTGATCTTGCAGCACCAAAATCCTCAGCAGCTTTCTGCCAATCTCTGGGCTGCTGTCAGGGCACGAGGATGCCAGTTTCTAGGACCAG CTATGCAGGAGGAGGCACTGAAACTTGTATTACTGGCACTGGAAGATGGCTCTGCACTCTCAAGAAAAGTTCTGGTACTTTTTGTTGTGCAAAGGCTAGAACCAAGATTTCCTCAGGCCTCTAAAACAAGCATTGGTCATGTTGTGCAGCTACTGTATAGAGCCTCGTGCTTTAAG GTCACTAAAAGGGATGAAGATTCTTCTCTGATGCAACTTAAAGAAGAGTTTCGGAGTTATGAGGCTTTGCGGAGAGAGCATGATGCCCAAATAGTTCACATCGCCATGGAAGCAGGACTTCGAATATCACCAGAACAATGGTCTTCCCTTCTTTATGGTGACTTGGCACATAAATCACACATGCAATCCATTATTGACAAG CTCCAATCACCAGAATCTTTTGCAAAGAGTGTACAAGAATTGACAATTGTCTTGCAGCGCACAGGCGATCCTGCAAACTTAAACAGGCTGAGGCCTCATTTAGAGCTCCTGGCAAACATAGATCCAAATCCAG atgCAGCATCTCCAACATGGGAGCAGCTGGAAAATGCAATGGTCGCTGTAAAGACTGTGGTACATGGGCTGGTGGATTTCATTCAGAATTATAGTAGAAAAGGCCATGAAACTCCACAG ccacaaCCAAATAGCAAATATAAAACAAGTATGTGCCGAGACCTTCGCCAGCAAGGGGGATGTCCAAGAGGAACAAACTGTACATTTGCTCATTCTCAGGAAGAGCTTGAAAA ATATCGCTtgaggaacaaaaaaatcagtgcaacAGTGAGAACATTCCCCCTTCTAAATAAAGTTGGCGTAAATAGCACTGTCTCAACCACAACaggaaatgtaatttctgtcaTAGGAAGCCCTGAAGCAACAGGGAAAATGGTGCCAAGTACTAATGGAATAGGTAATCTAGAAAGTGGTGTTCCCCAGTTGATCCCTCGCTGTGCAGACACCTCCTTGAGAGCTTTGGAGAACAccaagaagggagggaagactGGAGCCAATGGCCAGAATGTTTCTGGATCCCCTACAGAATCACTACCTGAAAA taaaattggTTCTCCACCCAAGACTCCTGTaagccaggcagcagctacCTCAGCTGGTCCTCCTAATATTGGAACAGAAGTTAATTCTGTGCCTCCAAAATCCAGCCCGTTTGTTCCCAGAGTACCTGTCTACCCTCCACATTCTGATAATGTTCAATATTTCCAAGATCCCAGGACTCAGCTGTCATATGAAGTTCCACAGTACCCGCAGACAG GATATTATCCACCACCTCCAACAGTACCAGCTGGTGTGGCTCCCTGTGTTCCTCGCTTTGTGAGGTCCAATAATGTTCCAGAATCCTCCCTCCCACCTGCTTCCGTGCCATATGCCGATCATTACAGTACATTTCCCCCTCGAGATCGACTGAATTCTCCTTACCAACCTCCTCCTCCGCAGCCGTATGGACCAGTTCCTCCTGTCCCTTCTGGAATGTATGCTCCAGTTTATGACAGCAGGCGCATCTGGCGCCCACAGATGTACCCACGAGATGATATTATTAGGAGCAATTCTTTACCTCCCATGGATGTGATGCACTCATCTGTCTATCAGACATCATTACGTGAGAGATACAACTCTTTAGATGGGTATTACTCTGTGGCTTGTCAGCCTCCAAACGAACAGAGGACTGTGCCTTTACCAAGG GATTTGGACAGCGGGGATGTTAAAAGGAGAGTGCATTTATTTGAAACTCAGAGACGGGCAAAGGAAGAAGATCCTATAATCCCGTTTAGCGATGGACCGATCATCTCCAAGTGGGGTGCAATCTCCAGGTCATCCCGCACGGGTTATCACACGACAGATCCTATTCAGGCCACTGCTTCCCAAGGAAGTGCTACTAAACCCATCAGTGTATCAG ATTATGTCCCTTATGTCAATGCTGTTGACTCAAGATGGAGTGCCTATGGTTCAGATTCTACTTCATCTGCACGTTACGCAGAACG GGACAGGTTCATAGTTACAGATTTGTCTGGTCACAGAAAGCATTCCAGCACTGGAGATCTGTTGAGTATTGAATTACAGCAG GCCAAAAGTAACTCATTATTACTTCAGAGAGAGGCAAATGCACTAGCCATGCAGCAGAAGTGGAATTCTCTAGATGAAGGCAGTCGTCTTACCTTAAATCTTTTAAGCAAGGAAATTGATTTGAGGAATGGTGAG ACTGATTATACTGAAGACTGTGCAGACACAAAGCCAGATCGAGACATTGAACTGGAGCTGTCAGCCCTTGATACCGATGAACCTGATGGGCAAGGTGAACAAATAGAA gAGATTCTGGATATACAGCTAGGTATTAGTTCTCAAGATGATCAGCTGCTCAATGGAACAACTGTAGAGAATGGGCATCTGCTAAAGCAGCACCAGAAAGAATCTATGGAACAGAAGAGACAAAGTTTAGGTGAAGACCTTGTGATTCT gGAGGAGCAGAAAACAATCCTGCCCGTAACTTCTTGCTTCAGTCAGCCGATCACAACATCTGTTAGCAATGCAAGCTGCCTGCCCATCAGCACATCAGTCAGTGTTGGCAGCCTCATTTTGAAAACTGCTCACATTATGTCTGAGGataaaaatgactttttaaagcCTGTTGCAAATGGCAGGATGGTTAACAGCTGA